In one Lolium rigidum isolate FL_2022 chromosome 3, APGP_CSIRO_Lrig_0.1, whole genome shotgun sequence genomic region, the following are encoded:
- the LOC124698613 gene encoding uncharacterized protein LOC124698613, translating into MAGSWSSSSARTSSLGSLGDDDDVVFVMKPDSSASGKGNSVVKFLCSYGGRILPRHSDGALRYVGGNNRVLSLDRSLQFYELQRKLRDMCGWEAMSLRCQLPTEDLDALVSVTSKDDLSNLLEEYDAASRDRLQPLKIRAFLFPRATPPLSPSTSTPSSRPMSAHVRQQHYRQTITPSPAVRLPRQQHYHRRPHQHHAVHTGIQLQ; encoded by the exons ATGGCGGGCTCGTggtcgtcctcctccgcgcgcACGTCGTCTCTCGGCTCCttgggcgacgacgacgacgtggtTTTCGTGATGAAGCCGGATTCCAGCGCGTCAGGCAAGGGGAACAGCGTCGTCAAGTTCCTGTGCAGCTACGGCGGCAGGATCCTTCCGCGCCACTCCGACGGAGCGCTCCGCTACGTTGGCGGCAACAACCGCGTCCTCTCCCTCGATCGCTCCCTCCAATTTTACG AGCTGCAGCGGAAGCTGAGGGACATGTGCGGATGGGAGGCGATGAGCCTACGGTGCCAGCTGCCGACGGAGGACCTCGACGCGCTCGTCTCCGTCACCAGCAAGGACGACCTCAGCAACCTGCTGGAGGAATACGATGCTGCCAGCAGGGACCGGCTCCAGCCGCTCAAGATCCGGGCGTTCCTCTTCCCAAGGGCGACGCCGCCGCTCTCGCCATCCACATCCACCCCGTCGTCCAGGCCCATGTCGGCGCACGTCCGCCAGCAGCACTACCGCCAGACGATCACTCCTTCCCCTGCCGTTCGTCTTCCACGACAGCAGCACTACCACCGGCGGCCGCACCAGCATCACGCAGTCCACACCGGCATTCAGTTGCAATAA